A single region of the Streptomyces caelestis genome encodes:
- a CDS encoding DEAD/DEAH box helicase → MIVLLSVRPGTLESTMTEDLSPAERYAAARRRAAEQATALASFREMYDFGLDPFQIEACQALEAGKGVLVAAPTGSGKTIVGEFAVHLALQQGKKCFYTTPIKALSNQKYADLCRRYGTDKVGLLTGDNSVNSDAPVVVMTTEVLRNMLYAGSQTLLGLGYVVMDEVHYLSDRFRGAVWEEVIIHLPESVTLVSLSATVSNAEEFGDWLDTVRGDTEVIVSEHRPVPLFQHVLAGRRMYDLFEEGEGHKKAVNPDLTRMARMEATRPSYQDRRRGRLREADRERERRQRSRVWTPSRPEVIERLDAEGLLPAITFIFSRAACEAAVQQCLYAGLRLNDEEARQRVRALVEERTASIPHEDLHVLGYYEWLEGLERGIAAHHAGMLPTFKEVVEELFVRGLVKAVFATETLALGINMPARSVVLEKLVKWNGEQHADITPGEFTQLTGRAGRRGIDVEGHAVVLWQRGMNPEHLAGLAGTRTYPLRSSFKPSYNMAVNLVEQFGRHRSRELLETSFAQFQADKSVVGISRQVQRNEEGLEGYKASMTCHLGDFEEYARLRRELKDRENELARQGAAQRRAEAAVSLEKLKPGDVIHVPTGKYAGLALVLDPGLPAGRSNGHRGFEHHDGPRPLVLTAERQVKRLASIDFPVPVEPLERMRIPKSFNPRSPQSRRDLASALRTKAGHIPADRHRKRRSQAADDREIARLRTALRAHPCHGCNDREDHARWAERYHRLLRDTSQLERRIEGRTNTIARTFDRIVALLTEMDYLRGDEVTEHGKRLARLYGELDLLASECLREGVWEGLGPAELAGCVSALVYEARVGDDALAPKLPSGNAKAALGEMVRIWGRLDALEEEFRISQTEGVGQREPDLGFAWAAYMWASGKGLDEVLREAEMPAGDFVRWCKQVIDVLGQVAAAAPQGSSVVKNARKAVDLLLRGVVAYSSVG, encoded by the coding sequence ATGATCGTCCTGTTGTCAGTGCGGCCCGGTACGCTCGAAAGCACGATGACAGAGGATCTCTCACCGGCCGAGCGGTACGCGGCAGCCCGTAGGCGCGCTGCCGAGCAGGCCACCGCGCTCGCCTCCTTCCGCGAGATGTACGACTTCGGCCTCGACCCCTTCCAGATCGAGGCCTGCCAGGCGCTCGAGGCGGGGAAGGGCGTGCTGGTCGCCGCGCCCACCGGCTCCGGCAAGACGATCGTCGGCGAGTTCGCCGTCCACCTCGCCCTCCAGCAGGGCAAGAAGTGCTTCTACACCACGCCCATCAAGGCGCTGTCGAACCAGAAGTACGCCGATCTGTGCCGCCGCTACGGCACGGACAAGGTGGGCCTGCTCACCGGCGACAACAGCGTCAACTCCGACGCCCCGGTGGTCGTGATGACCACCGAGGTGCTGCGGAACATGCTGTACGCCGGTTCGCAGACGCTTCTGGGCCTCGGCTACGTGGTCATGGACGAGGTGCACTACCTCTCCGACCGCTTCCGGGGAGCCGTATGGGAAGAGGTGATCATCCACCTCCCCGAGTCGGTCACGCTCGTCTCCCTCTCGGCGACCGTGTCGAATGCCGAGGAGTTCGGTGACTGGCTCGACACGGTCCGCGGCGACACCGAGGTGATCGTCTCCGAGCACCGGCCCGTGCCGCTGTTCCAGCATGTGCTGGCCGGGCGGCGGATGTACGACCTGTTCGAGGAGGGCGAGGGCCACAAGAAGGCCGTCAACCCCGACCTCACCCGCATGGCGCGCATGGAGGCGACCCGGCCGTCGTACCAGGACCGCCGGCGCGGCCGGCTGCGCGAGGCCGACCGCGAGCGGGAGCGCAGGCAGCGCTCCCGGGTGTGGACGCCGAGCCGGCCGGAGGTCATCGAGCGGCTCGACGCCGAGGGGCTGCTGCCCGCCATCACCTTCATCTTCAGCCGCGCCGCCTGCGAGGCCGCCGTCCAGCAGTGTCTGTACGCGGGCCTCAGGCTCAACGACGAGGAGGCGCGCCAGCGGGTCCGCGCGCTCGTCGAGGAGCGCACGGCCTCCATCCCGCACGAGGACCTGCACGTCCTGGGCTACTACGAGTGGCTGGAGGGCCTGGAGCGCGGCATCGCCGCCCATCACGCGGGCATGCTGCCGACCTTCAAGGAGGTCGTCGAGGAGCTGTTCGTGCGCGGCCTGGTCAAGGCCGTGTTCGCGACCGAGACCCTCGCCCTCGGCATCAACATGCCCGCCCGCTCGGTGGTGCTGGAGAAGCTCGTCAAATGGAACGGCGAGCAGCACGCGGACATCACCCCGGGCGAGTTCACACAGCTGACCGGGCGGGCCGGCCGGCGCGGCATCGACGTCGAGGGCCACGCCGTCGTGCTCTGGCAGCGCGGCATGAACCCCGAGCATCTGGCGGGCCTGGCCGGCACGCGCACATATCCGCTGCGGTCCAGCTTCAAGCCGTCGTACAACATGGCGGTCAACCTGGTCGAGCAGTTCGGCCGGCACCGCTCGCGCGAGCTGCTGGAGACGTCCTTCGCGCAGTTCCAGGCGGACAAGTCGGTCGTCGGCATCTCCCGGCAGGTGCAGCGCAACGAGGAAGGGCTGGAGGGCTACAAGGCCTCCATGACCTGCCACCTCGGCGACTTCGAGGAGTACGCGCGGCTGCGCCGCGAACTGAAGGACCGGGAGAACGAGCTGGCCCGGCAGGGCGCGGCACAGCGGCGCGCGGAGGCCGCCGTCTCGCTGGAGAAGCTGAAGCCCGGTGACGTCATCCATGTGCCCACCGGCAAGTACGCGGGCCTGGCGCTGGTGCTGGACCCGGGCCTGCCCGCGGGCCGTTCGAACGGCCACCGCGGTTTCGAGCACCACGACGGGCCGCGCCCGCTGGTGCTGACCGCCGAGCGGCAGGTGAAGCGGCTGGCGTCCATCGACTTCCCGGTGCCGGTCGAGCCGTTGGAGCGGATGCGGATCCCGAAGTCCTTCAACCCCCGTTCTCCGCAGTCCCGTCGGGACCTCGCGTCCGCGCTGCGCACCAAGGCCGGGCACATCCCGGCCGACCGGCACCGCAAACGGCGCTCCCAGGCGGCCGACGACCGCGAGATCGCCCGGCTGCGGACGGCGCTGCGCGCGCACCCCTGCCACGGCTGCAACGACCGCGAGGACCATGCCCGTTGGGCCGAGCGCTACCACCGGCTGCTGCGGGACACCTCGCAGCTGGAGCGGCGCATCGAGGGCCGTACGAACACGATCGCGCGGACGTTCGACCGGATCGTGGCGCTGCTGACCGAGATGGACTACCTGCGCGGCGACGAGGTCACCGAGCACGGCAAGCGGCTCGCGCGGCTGTACGGCGAGCTGGACCTGCTCGCCAGCGAGTGTCTGCGCGAGGGCGTCTGGGAGGGGCTCGGCCCGGCCGAACTGGCCGGGTGCGTCTCGGCGTTGGTGTACGAGGCGCGCGTCGGGGACGACGCGCTGGCACCGAAGCTGCCGTCCGGGAACGCCAAGGCCGCGCTGGGCGAGATGGTACGGATCTGGGGGCGGCTGGACGCCCTCGAGGAGGAGTTCCGGATCAGCCAGACCGAAGGTGTCGGGCAGCGTGAGCCGGACCTGGGGTTCGCCTGGGCCGCGTACATGTGGGCCTCCGGGAAGGGGCTCGACGAGGTGCTGCGCGAGGCGGAGATGCCGGCGGGGGACTTCGTGCGGTGGTGCAAGCAGGTCATCGATGTGCTGGGGCAGGTCGCGGCGGCGGCTCCGCAGGGGTCTTCAGTGGTGAAGAACGCCCGTAAGGCCGTTGATCTGTTGCTGCGGGGAGTTGTCGCCTACTCGTCGGTGGGGTGA
- a CDS encoding helix-turn-helix transcriptional regulator: protein MAGKPVRPVNAIDQTRRMLSLVTYLRERPGARVEDVARAFGITEDELVSDLDVLPMCGTSFRGGDLLDIDTDGERIWWHNPAALAAEAAEPLRLAADEATALLVAARAVATLPGLRESDRQALLRATAKVEAAAGEAAGASARLSVTFESEGGVFADVDRAIAERRRLWIRYYSPARDEVTEREIDPIRLVSVGHTYVEAWCRRSEARRTFRLDRVAEIKILDEPSAPPEIELRDLSEALVQPAAEDPEVVVEVGPGGRWVAEYYPHDSADELPDGGLRITLRTPEPASLRRLALRLGRDGRIVSPPELADSARQAAREALAAYDGIEAVAAAGAVEAVEAHGPHAVADGPDGRRA from the coding sequence GTGGCAGGCAAACCGGTCAGGCCCGTGAACGCCATCGACCAGACCAGACGCATGCTCTCCCTGGTGACGTATCTGAGGGAGCGCCCCGGAGCCCGGGTCGAGGACGTCGCGCGCGCCTTCGGTATCACCGAGGACGAGCTGGTCTCCGACCTCGACGTGCTGCCCATGTGCGGCACCAGCTTCCGCGGTGGCGACCTGCTCGACATCGACACCGACGGCGAGCGCATCTGGTGGCACAACCCGGCCGCCCTGGCGGCGGAGGCGGCCGAGCCGCTCAGGCTCGCCGCCGACGAGGCCACCGCCCTGCTCGTCGCCGCCCGGGCCGTGGCCACGCTGCCCGGACTGCGCGAGAGCGACCGGCAGGCGCTGCTGCGGGCGACGGCCAAGGTGGAGGCCGCGGCCGGCGAGGCGGCGGGCGCCAGCGCGCGGCTGTCGGTGACCTTCGAGTCCGAGGGCGGGGTCTTCGCGGACGTCGACCGGGCGATCGCCGAGCGCCGCCGGCTGTGGATCCGCTACTACTCGCCCGCACGCGACGAGGTCACCGAGCGGGAGATCGACCCGATCCGCCTGGTCAGCGTCGGGCACACGTACGTCGAGGCCTGGTGCCGCCGCTCGGAGGCACGCCGCACCTTCCGGCTGGACCGGGTCGCCGAGATCAAGATCCTGGACGAGCCGTCGGCGCCGCCGGAGATCGAGCTGCGGGACCTGTCGGAGGCGCTGGTGCAGCCCGCCGCCGAGGATCCGGAGGTCGTGGTCGAGGTCGGGCCCGGCGGCCGCTGGGTCGCCGAGTACTACCCGCACGACAGTGCGGACGAGCTTCCGGACGGCGGGCTGCGTATCACTCTGCGGACCCCCGAGCCGGCGTCGCTGCGGCGCCTGGCGCTGCGGCTCGGGCGCGACGGCCGTATCGTGTCGCCGCCCGAGCTGGCGGACAGCGCCCGGCAGGCGGCCCGCGAGGCGCTGGCGGCGTACGACGGGATCGAGGCGGTGGCGGCGGCCGGGGCGGTGGAGGCGGTCGAGGCGCACGGGCCCCATGCGGTGGCGGACGGGCCGGACGGCAGGCGCGCGTGA
- a CDS encoding FKBP-type peptidyl-prolyl cis-trans isomerase, which yields MRRRSLLISVPAGLATLAACGDDKSDSSKASDSPSPSASAPSAAPPPKIVDGPLPAVTAGTKFDEKPTVAKGGGEPSKQLAVKTLVAGSGKTIAENDFVVAHYLGQVWNTAKVFDNSYDRKARLAIQLTQGQIIDGWRYALAGKKAGSRVEMAVPPTWGYGSQGNPQAGIKGTDTLVFVVDVQDTFNAKSSAKGKEVPQGNADLPKVGTNTDGKAPSIEVPKATAPKKLVAEYVLEGDGEEVAAADSVLVQYKGVLWDGGKEFDSSYANKQLVSFSLQQVVKGWAQGLTGKKVGSRVLIVIPPKLGYGDNPPQGSGIKKDSTLVFSVDILAKL from the coding sequence GTGCGCCGACGCTCACTTCTCATCTCCGTACCCGCTGGACTTGCCACGCTCGCCGCGTGCGGCGACGACAAGTCCGACTCGAGCAAGGCCAGCGACAGCCCGTCGCCCTCGGCGTCGGCCCCGTCCGCGGCCCCGCCGCCGAAGATCGTCGACGGTCCCCTGCCGGCGGTCACCGCGGGCACGAAGTTCGACGAGAAGCCGACGGTCGCCAAGGGCGGCGGAGAGCCGTCGAAGCAGCTTGCGGTGAAGACCCTGGTCGCCGGCAGCGGCAAGACCATCGCGGAGAACGACTTCGTCGTCGCGCACTACCTGGGCCAGGTCTGGAACACCGCCAAGGTCTTCGACAACTCCTACGACCGCAAGGCCCGCCTGGCCATCCAGCTCACCCAGGGCCAGATCATCGACGGCTGGCGGTACGCGCTGGCCGGCAAGAAGGCCGGCAGCCGCGTCGAGATGGCCGTCCCGCCCACCTGGGGCTACGGCTCGCAGGGCAACCCGCAGGCGGGCATCAAGGGCACCGACACCCTGGTCTTCGTCGTCGACGTGCAGGACACGTTCAACGCCAAGAGCTCCGCCAAGGGCAAGGAGGTCCCGCAGGGCAACGCGGACCTGCCCAAGGTCGGCACCAACACCGACGGCAAGGCGCCTTCCATCGAGGTGCCCAAGGCGACCGCCCCGAAGAAGCTCGTGGCGGAGTACGTCCTGGAGGGTGACGGCGAGGAGGTCGCCGCCGCGGACAGCGTCCTCGTGCAGTACAAGGGCGTGCTGTGGGACGGCGGCAAGGAGTTCGACTCGTCGTACGCCAACAAGCAGCTCGTGTCGTTCTCGCTCCAGCAGGTCGTCAAGGGCTGGGCGCAGGGCCTGACCGGCAAGAAGGTCGGCAGCCGCGTCCTCATCGTCATCCCGCCGAAGCTGGGCTACGGGGACAACCCGCCGCAGGGCAGCGGTATCAAGAAGGACTCCACCCTGGTCTTCTCGGTGGACATCCTCGCGAAGCTGTGA
- a CDS encoding sensor histidine kinase — translation MVSVQSPPGRAELPSARVLLLPAIAMAAVTGAAVALVTAPARLAVGWCGGIATVLVIATAAEAVRRGRALRKQRAEHARHSAYLEQRIAAHEQELVRFSGEIIPAALQLLSTGESPREVIRKLGLANPEYRDLPAPQTETLLTVLKIVDREVTMRDAAARSFVSVARRVQAIIHQQAEELREMEEDHGRNPEVFDDLLRIDHGNALIGRLADSVSVLGGGRPGRQWPEPVSLYSTLRGAMSRILEYRRIQLSSIAKVSVKGIYVEPVIHAAAELLDNATRYSPPQTKVHVTATEVQTGVCIEIEDGGVNLNEEARARIEGMLEAAKAGVDLQDIGEHPRLGLAVVGRLCTAYNMQVSLRASAYGGVRAILIVPSEMITHEPGVGLAHGIGATGIPMTVGIPEGPKRTPKKRRPTSPKIPATVSLEDDDVPEVTEWTPNGLPQRRSRVKTPLAERLAQQAANEKADREAAERGEYNPWAAVAEPEPKPLRDMSAPDAPGKGLEAFWEGLKQGIEPGTHPTDFIRNPTKYLHLINDPAPTEAGDEGDLK, via the coding sequence ATGGTGAGTGTTCAATCCCCTCCCGGTCGCGCTGAACTTCCCTCCGCGCGCGTGCTGCTGCTGCCCGCCATAGCGATGGCCGCGGTGACCGGAGCCGCTGTCGCCCTGGTGACGGCGCCGGCCCGGCTCGCCGTCGGCTGGTGCGGTGGCATCGCCACCGTGCTGGTGATCGCGACGGCGGCCGAGGCGGTGCGCCGCGGCCGTGCCCTGCGCAAGCAGCGGGCCGAGCACGCCCGGCACAGCGCGTATCTGGAACAGCGGATCGCCGCCCACGAGCAGGAGTTGGTCCGCTTCTCGGGGGAGATCATCCCCGCGGCGCTCCAGCTGCTGAGCACCGGGGAATCCCCCAGGGAGGTGATTCGCAAGCTCGGCCTGGCCAACCCCGAATACCGCGACCTTCCCGCCCCGCAGACCGAGACGCTCCTGACGGTGCTCAAGATCGTCGACCGCGAAGTGACCATGCGTGACGCCGCCGCGCGCTCCTTCGTCAGTGTCGCCCGCCGCGTGCAGGCGATCATCCACCAGCAGGCCGAGGAGCTCCGGGAGATGGAGGAGGACCACGGCCGCAACCCGGAGGTCTTCGACGACCTGCTGCGCATCGACCACGGCAACGCCCTGATCGGCCGCCTCGCCGACTCCGTCTCCGTCCTCGGCGGCGGCCGCCCCGGACGGCAGTGGCCCGAGCCGGTGTCCCTGTACAGCACGCTGCGCGGCGCGATGTCCCGCATCCTGGAGTACCGGCGCATCCAGCTGTCCTCCATCGCCAAGGTCAGCGTCAAGGGCATCTACGTCGAGCCGGTCATCCACGCCGCCGCCGAGCTCCTCGACAACGCCACGCGCTACTCGCCGCCGCAGACGAAGGTGCACGTCACCGCCACCGAGGTGCAGACCGGTGTGTGCATCGAGATCGAGGACGGCGGTGTCAACCTCAACGAGGAGGCACGCGCCCGGATCGAGGGCATGCTGGAGGCCGCCAAGGCGGGCGTCGACCTGCAGGACATCGGCGAGCACCCGCGCCTCGGCCTCGCCGTCGTGGGCCGCCTCTGCACGGCGTACAACATGCAGGTCTCGCTGCGCGCCTCCGCGTACGGCGGCGTCCGCGCCATCCTCATCGTGCCGAGCGAGATGATCACCCACGAGCCCGGTGTCGGACTCGCGCACGGCATCGGCGCCACCGGCATCCCCATGACGGTCGGCATCCCCGAGGGGCCGAAGCGTACGCCCAAGAAGCGCCGCCCCACCAGCCCGAAAATCCCCGCAACGGTCTCCCTGGAGGACGACGACGTTCCCGAGGTCACCGAGTGGACGCCGAACGGCCTGCCGCAGCGCCGCAGCAGGGTGAAGACGCCGCTCGCCGAGCGACTCGCCCAGCAGGCCGCCAACGAGAAGGCCGACCGGGAGGCCGCCGAACGGGGCGAGTACAACCCCTGGGCGGCGGTGGCGGAGCCCGAGCCCAAACCCCTGCGCGACATGAGCGCACCCGACGCCCCCGGCAAGGGTCTGGAGGCCTTCTGGGAGGGACTCAAGCAGGGCATCGAACCCGGCACCCACCCGACCGACTTCATCCGGAACCCGACCAAGTACCTGCACCTGATCAACGACCCGGCCCCCACCGAGGCCGGCGACGAGGGGGACCTCAAGTGA
- a CDS encoding helix-turn-helix transcriptional regulator, whose amino-acid sequence MAIAKAERLMNLALCLLGTRRPLSKRELRDSIEAYVEAFGPGNGAGGNDDSFNRMFERDKDDLRELGLVIETVESLDGEVGYLARRDSNRLPPITLDAEEAAALGLAAKVWQQARLAGAASGALQKLRAAGLPEDVDPYGSHGALEPRIPVHEAAFEPLMLACRDRRPVVFDYRKATAARPEQRHVEPWALECWRGHWYLAGWDRDRGAERVFRLSRITGKVRSRVGRYTAPVPDVVTVRETVASWAGEITDRSARIRLRSAAGYPLRAKATSVRELGDGWDELEIPYGHGLDAWLVEFGPDVVVLEPAELRADVVDRLRAVAKG is encoded by the coding sequence ATGGCCATTGCCAAGGCCGAGCGGCTGATGAACCTGGCGCTGTGTCTGCTCGGGACGCGGCGGCCGCTCAGCAAGCGTGAGCTGCGCGACTCCATCGAGGCCTACGTCGAGGCCTTCGGGCCGGGCAACGGCGCGGGCGGCAACGACGACTCCTTCAACCGCATGTTCGAGCGCGACAAGGACGACCTGCGCGAACTGGGACTGGTCATCGAGACCGTCGAGAGCCTCGACGGCGAGGTCGGCTATCTGGCCCGCCGTGACAGCAACCGCCTCCCGCCCATCACCCTGGACGCCGAGGAGGCCGCCGCGCTCGGGCTCGCCGCCAAGGTGTGGCAGCAGGCCCGGCTCGCCGGCGCCGCCAGCGGCGCCCTCCAGAAGCTGCGCGCGGCGGGACTCCCCGAGGACGTCGACCCGTACGGGTCGCACGGCGCCCTGGAGCCGCGCATCCCGGTGCACGAGGCGGCGTTCGAACCGCTGATGCTCGCCTGCCGGGACCGCAGGCCCGTCGTCTTCGACTACCGCAAGGCCACCGCCGCCCGTCCCGAGCAGCGGCACGTGGAGCCGTGGGCGCTGGAGTGCTGGCGGGGTCACTGGTACCTGGCGGGCTGGGACCGCGACCGGGGAGCCGAGCGGGTCTTCCGGCTGTCCCGGATCACCGGCAAGGTTCGCTCGCGCGTCGGCCGGTACACCGCTCCCGTGCCGGATGTCGTCACCGTCCGTGAGACCGTCGCGAGCTGGGCCGGGGAGATCACCGACCGCTCGGCGCGGATCCGGCTGCGCTCGGCCGCGGGGTACCCCCTTCGGGCGAAGGCCACCTCGGTCCGGGAACTCGGTGACGGCTGGGACGAGTTGGAGATTCCGTACGGCCACGGGCTGGACGCCTGGCTGGTGGAGTTCGGGCCGGACGTGGTCGTCCTGGAGCCCGCGGAGCTGCGGGCCGACGTGGTGGACCGGCTACGCGCCGTGGCCAAGGGCTGA
- a CDS encoding FKBP-type peptidyl-prolyl cis-trans isomerase, whose amino-acid sequence MSIDKPEIDFPGGEPPADLEIKDIWEGDGPVAQAGQTVTVHYVGVSFSTGEEFDASWNRGTPFRFPLGGGRVIKGWDQGVQGMKVGGRRQLTIPAHLAYGNQSPSPLIKPGETLIFVVDLLGV is encoded by the coding sequence GTGAGCATCGACAAGCCCGAGATCGACTTCCCGGGCGGCGAGCCCCCGGCGGACCTCGAGATCAAGGACATCTGGGAAGGCGACGGTCCGGTCGCGCAGGCGGGCCAGACCGTCACCGTGCACTACGTCGGTGTCTCCTTCAGCACCGGCGAGGAGTTCGACGCCAGCTGGAACCGCGGCACCCCGTTCCGCTTCCCGCTGGGCGGCGGCCGGGTCATCAAGGGCTGGGACCAGGGTGTGCAGGGCATGAAGGTCGGCGGCCGCCGCCAGCTGACCATCCCCGCCCACCTCGCCTACGGCAACCAGAGCCCGTCCCCTCTGATCAAGCCCGGCGAGACGCTGATCTTCGTGGTCGACCTGCTCGGGGTCTGA
- the tatC gene encoding twin-arginine translocase subunit TatC has protein sequence MLKSARKQEKDPEGRMPLAEHLRELRNRLAKAILAIVVVTVFAAFFYNDIINLITKPILDSVGCDKTFAELARSRAGSKPCAQITINGLLTPFTLALKVSLMAGVVLASPVWLYQLWAFIAPGLHRHEKKYAYAFVGTGAPLFIVGAYFAYTVLPTTAKVLLEFTPGGTSNLLPLDDLLDLVMRMVLVFGLSFELPLLLVMLNATGAITGKRMLGWWRGMIMGITVFAAIATPSTDPLTMLALAGPIWILYFGAVLVSLLNDRRRSRREALGPDDDEASELDLTPDDIGEIEPVTTSRAALPEQAGAERTDRVNGYDDVT, from the coding sequence TTGCTGAAGTCTGCCCGCAAGCAGGAGAAGGATCCCGAGGGGCGGATGCCCCTCGCGGAGCACCTTCGCGAACTCCGCAACCGGCTCGCGAAGGCGATTTTGGCGATCGTCGTCGTCACGGTCTTCGCCGCCTTCTTCTACAACGACATCATCAACTTGATCACCAAGCCGATCCTCGACTCGGTCGGCTGTGACAAGACCTTCGCGGAACTGGCCAGGTCGCGGGCGGGCTCGAAGCCGTGTGCGCAGATCACCATCAACGGTCTGCTCACCCCCTTCACGCTGGCGCTGAAGGTGTCGCTGATGGCCGGTGTCGTGCTGGCCTCGCCGGTCTGGCTCTACCAGCTGTGGGCCTTCATCGCCCCCGGACTGCACCGGCACGAGAAGAAGTACGCCTACGCCTTCGTCGGCACGGGCGCCCCGCTGTTCATCGTCGGTGCCTACTTCGCGTACACGGTCCTTCCCACCACCGCGAAGGTGCTGCTCGAATTCACCCCGGGCGGCACGTCCAACCTCCTCCCGCTGGACGACCTGCTCGACCTGGTCATGCGGATGGTGCTCGTCTTCGGCCTCTCGTTCGAGCTGCCGCTGCTGCTGGTCATGCTCAACGCCACCGGCGCGATCACTGGCAAGCGCATGCTCGGCTGGTGGCGCGGCATGATCATGGGCATCACCGTCTTCGCGGCCATCGCCACGCCGAGCACCGACCCGCTGACCATGCTGGCGCTCGCCGGGCCGATCTGGATCCTGTACTTCGGTGCCGTGCTCGTCTCGCTGCTCAACGACCGCCGCCGCAGCCGCCGCGAGGCCCTCGGCCCCGACGACGACGAGGCCTCCGAGCTGGACCTCACCCCTGACGACATCGGCGAGATCGAGCCCGTGACCACCAGCCGCGCCGCCCTGCCCGAGCAGGCGGGCGCGGAGCGCACGGACCGGGTCAACGGTTATGACGACGTGACCTGA
- a CDS encoding diacylglycerol kinase — MTSEITLFVNPTAGRGRGARAAQPAASALRAAGFSVRTVLGEDAADALTRARAAVAGGTGALIAVGGDGMAQLALRAVAGTNTPLGLVAVGTGNDFARALGLPVREPAAAGRMIADALKRGRLRDIDLGLAGDRWFGTVLASGFDSRVTDRGNRMRWPVGRFKYDLAMIAELAAFRPVPYRIRLDDGEIREVEATLVAVGNGSSYGGGMRICPGADLTDGLFDITVVGDCDRTTLLRVFPRVYRGTHVEHPKVTVLRAARVEIAAEGITGYADGEPLGRLPLSARCVRGGVRVVGP, encoded by the coding sequence GTGACCAGCGAGATCACCCTTTTCGTCAACCCCACCGCGGGCCGCGGCCGGGGCGCCCGCGCGGCGCAGCCGGCCGCTTCCGCTCTGCGGGCGGCCGGTTTCTCGGTGCGCACGGTGCTCGGGGAGGACGCCGCGGACGCCCTCACGCGCGCGCGTGCCGCCGTCGCGGGCGGCACCGGAGCGCTGATAGCCGTCGGCGGTGACGGCATGGCGCAGCTGGCGCTGCGAGCGGTCGCGGGCACGAACACCCCGCTCGGCCTGGTCGCCGTCGGCACCGGCAACGACTTCGCTCGCGCCCTCGGTCTGCCCGTGCGCGAGCCGGCCGCCGCGGGCCGCATGATCGCCGACGCCCTCAAGCGCGGCCGGCTCCGCGACATCGACCTCGGTCTGGCGGGGGACCGCTGGTTCGGCACGGTCCTCGCCTCCGGCTTCGACTCCCGGGTCACCGATCGGGGCAACCGCATGCGGTGGCCCGTCGGCCGCTTCAAGTACGACCTCGCGATGATCGCCGAACTCGCCGCGTTCCGGCCCGTCCCGTACCGGATCCGGCTCGACGACGGCGAGATCCGTGAGGTCGAGGCGACCCTCGTCGCCGTCGGCAACGGATCGTCGTACGGCGGCGGCATGCGGATCTGTCCCGGCGCCGACCTGACCGACGGGCTGTTCGACATCACCGTCGTCGGGGACTGCGACCGTACGACGCTGCTGCGGGTGTTTCCGCGGGTGTACCGGGGGACGCACGTCGAGCATCCGAAGGTGACCGTGCTGCGGGCGGCGCGGGTCGAGATCGCCGCCGAGGGGATCACCGGGTACGCCGACGGGGAGCCGCTGGGCCGGCTTCCGCTGAGCGCGCGCTGCGTGCGCGGGGGCGTGCGGGTCGTCGGCCCCTGA
- the tatA gene encoding Sec-independent protein translocase subunit TatA, whose amino-acid sequence MFGRLGAPEIILILVVIILLFGAKKLPDMARSLGKSARILKSEAKAMKDENKSSTTPAGPPNDDEQPSQRTIQAAPGDVTSSRPVNEPTDTTKR is encoded by the coding sequence ATGTTCGGAAGGCTCGGAGCCCCCGAGATCATTCTCATCCTCGTCGTCATCATCCTGCTGTTCGGCGCGAAGAAGCTTCCGGACATGGCTCGGTCGCTCGGCAAGTCGGCCCGCATCCTCAAGAGCGAGGCCAAGGCGATGAAGGACGAGAACAAGTCGTCCACGACCCCGGCCGGCCCGCCCAACGACGACGAGCAGCCCTCGCAGCGCACCATCCAGGCCGCCCCCGGTGACGTGACCAGCTCGCGCCCGGTCAACGAGCCGACGGACACGACCAAGCGCTGA